The Halofilum ochraceum genome includes a region encoding these proteins:
- a CDS encoding aminopeptidase P family protein, with protein sequence MLERAQTFTFENGEKVPGTFSDAEMQRRQSALRAYMESAGIDAVLFTSYHNINYYADFLHCRFGRRYGFVVTNERATSISAGIDGGQPWRRTFGDNLVYTDWHRGNFLVAVQQLIEDGMCVGIEYDEVSIELRKQIEGALPTCRFVDIARPAMRMRMIKSDEEIAQIRESARIANVGGRACLDAIGIGVAEHEVALHSTQAMVREIARTFPHGELMDTWTWFQSGINTDGAHNPVTAREIREGDILSINCFPMPAGYYTALERTAFAGTCDEAAEQLWRVNTEVFEKGCELIRPGVRCCDIAHELNAIYDRHGLLQYRSFGYGHSFGVLSHYYGREAGLELREDVQTVLEPGMVVSMEPMITIPDGMPGAGGYREHDILVLTEDGADNITGFPYGPDSELAAAG encoded by the coding sequence ATGCTGGAACGAGCGCAGACATTCACTTTCGAGAACGGCGAGAAGGTCCCGGGGACTTTCTCCGACGCGGAAATGCAACGCCGGCAGTCGGCGCTCCGTGCATATATGGAATCAGCCGGCATCGATGCCGTGCTGTTCACCTCCTACCACAACATCAACTACTACGCCGATTTCCTGCACTGCCGCTTCGGCCGGCGTTATGGGTTTGTGGTCACCAATGAACGTGCTACTTCGATCTCCGCCGGAATCGACGGCGGTCAGCCGTGGCGCCGAACGTTCGGCGACAACCTCGTGTATACGGACTGGCATCGCGGCAACTTCCTGGTAGCAGTCCAGCAACTGATCGAGGATGGAATGTGCGTCGGCATCGAGTATGACGAAGTCAGCATCGAGCTCCGCAAGCAGATCGAGGGTGCGTTGCCCACTTGTCGATTCGTCGATATCGCACGTCCGGCCATGCGTATGCGCATGATCAAGTCGGATGAGGAGATTGCGCAGATACGCGAGAGCGCGCGGATCGCCAACGTTGGCGGTCGGGCCTGTCTGGATGCAATCGGCATCGGCGTCGCCGAACACGAGGTGGCGCTGCACTCCACCCAGGCGATGGTCCGAGAGATCGCACGTACCTTCCCGCACGGCGAACTCATGGATACCTGGACCTGGTTCCAGTCCGGCATCAATACCGACGGTGCGCATAATCCGGTGACCGCCCGTGAAATCCGCGAGGGGGACATTCTAAGTATCAACTGCTTCCCGATGCCCGCCGGCTACTACACGGCACTCGAACGAACCGCCTTCGCCGGTACCTGCGACGAGGCCGCCGAGCAACTCTGGCGCGTAAACACCGAGGTTTTCGAGAAAGGCTGCGAACTGATCCGCCCGGGCGTGCGCTGCTGCGACATTGCCCACGAACTCAACGCCATCTACGACCGCCACGGCCTTCTCCAATACCGCAGCTTCGGTTACGGGCACTCGTTCGGTGTGCTCTCGCACTACTACGGCCGTGAGGCCGGACTGGAACTGCGCGAGGACGTGCAGACGGTACTCGAGCCGGGAATGGTGGTCTCGATGGAACCGATGATCACGATCCCGGACGGCATGCCTGGTGCCGGTGGTTACCGCGAGCACGACATCCTGGTCCTGACCGAAGACGGCGCCGACAACATCACCGGCTTCCCGTACGGCCCCGACAGTGAACTCGCGGCGGCGGGCTGA